Proteins encoded by one window of Maliibacterium massiliense:
- a CDS encoding TIM barrel protein — translation MQESMRNYIHAGLIHFMAFPATTKGEGPVLETIDRVARDTYFDAIEITHIADAAVRSTVRDHLSQSAMRVYYGCQPRLLGAGANVNAVDEDARQAAMAIIRDGIDEAYALGCLGFGFLSGKYKEEEKDQAYAQLMKSVNEMCDYAAAKGDMKVALEVFDYDVDKCSLIGPAPLARKFAEEACARNSNFGLMVDLSHLPLLHEGPEESLVPVAPYIIHAHIGNAVRPELPSETPAYGDAHPRFGFPGGANNVKELAEFLRVLIQVGYLKKGAPRTVSFEVKPFGDEDPEMVIANAKRTLNAAWELV, via the coding sequence ATGCAGGAATCCATGCGCAATTACATCCATGCCGGACTGATCCACTTTATGGCGTTCCCCGCCACCACCAAGGGCGAGGGCCCGGTGCTGGAGACCATCGACCGCGTGGCGCGCGATACGTATTTTGACGCCATCGAGATTACGCATATCGCCGATGCGGCGGTGCGCAGCACCGTGCGCGACCATTTGAGCCAGAGCGCCATGCGCGTGTACTACGGCTGCCAGCCCCGCCTGCTGGGCGCGGGCGCGAACGTCAACGCCGTGGATGAGGACGCCCGCCAGGCCGCCATGGCGATCATCCGCGACGGCATCGACGAGGCGTACGCGCTGGGCTGCCTGGGCTTTGGCTTTCTGAGCGGTAAATATAAAGAAGAAGAAAAGGATCAGGCCTACGCGCAGCTGATGAAGTCCGTCAATGAAATGTGCGATTACGCCGCCGCCAAGGGAGATATGAAGGTGGCGTTGGAGGTCTTTGACTACGACGTGGACAAGTGCAGTCTGATCGGGCCTGCGCCGCTTGCGCGCAAGTTTGCCGAGGAAGCCTGCGCCCGCAACAGCAACTTCGGCTTGATGGTGGACCTTTCCCACCTGCCGCTGCTGCACGAGGGCCCCGAGGAGTCGCTGGTGCCCGTGGCGCCCTACATCATCCACGCGCACATCGGCAACGCCGTGCGGCCCGAGCTGCCCTCCGAGACGCCCGCCTACGGCGACGCGCACCCGCGCTTCGGCTTTCCGGGCGGCGCCAACAACGTCAAGGAGCTGGCGGAGTTTCTGCGTGTGCTCATCCAGGTGGGCTATTTAAAGAAGGGCGCGCCGCGCACAGTGAGCTTTGAGGTCAAGCCCTTTGGCGACGAGGATCCCGAGATGGTCATCGCCAACGCCAAGCGCACCCTCAACGCCGCGTGGGAACTGGTGTAA
- a CDS encoding HD domain-containing protein, producing MQQRIGRVMAEMIAYEAGCPQRIHHFLKVYAFAKAIASAEGLDEQTQHTLEVAALLHDIGIRPSLEKYASSAGPYQEQEGPAPARALLAPLGYEEARIARVCYLIAHHHTYTDIDGIDYQILIEADFLVNALEEGMSREAARRVYDQYIRTQAGRRFFAQLFLTQ from the coding sequence ATGCAGCAGCGCATCGGCCGCGTCATGGCCGAGATGATCGCCTACGAGGCAGGATGCCCCCAGCGCATTCACCATTTTTTGAAGGTGTACGCCTTTGCCAAGGCCATTGCGAGCGCCGAGGGACTGGATGAGCAGACGCAGCATACGCTGGAGGTGGCGGCGCTGCTGCACGATATCGGCATCCGCCCCAGCCTGGAGAAGTATGCCTCCAGCGCGGGGCCCTATCAAGAGCAGGAGGGGCCCGCCCCCGCGCGTGCCCTGCTTGCGCCGCTGGGCTATGAGGAGGCGCGCATCGCGCGCGTATGCTATCTGATTGCCCACCACCACACCTATACGGACATAGACGGGATCGACTACCAGATATTGATCGAGGCGGATTTTCTGGTCAACGCCTTGGAGGAGGGCATGTCCCGCGAGGCGGCGCGCAGGGTGTACGATCAGTACATCCGCACGCAGGCGGGGCGGCGCTTCTTTGCGCAGCTGTTTTTGACGCAGTAA
- a CDS encoding zinc ribbon domain-containing protein, which yields MYCPNCGKPIPTDARFCPACGAGRADAPARQEAPADTSVYAQEAPAGAQSAHPPAGRPPKREHGALTAVRVLLALAFMLAGIALLLLGLIAAVFAIGTLRVVYLVWFASGVLAIVGSGMLLSGRADLGRWSTVRGGVIVLIVAIALFIGCAAYLAGRLPFALPRPRL from the coding sequence ATGTACTGTCCAAACTGTGGCAAGCCTATACCAACGGACGCACGCTTTTGCCCGGCCTGCGGGGCGGGCAGGGCGGATGCACCCGCGCGGCAGGAAGCGCCGGCAGATACGTCGGTGTACGCGCAGGAAGCGCCTGCGGGCGCACAGAGCGCCCACCCGCCTGCGGGTAGGCCTCCGAAGCGTGAGCATGGCGCGCTGACCGCAGTGCGTGTGCTGCTGGCCCTCGCCTTTATGCTGGCGGGCATCGCGCTGCTGCTGCTGGGGCTCATCGCCGCGGTGTTTGCCATCGGCACGCTGCGCGTTGTCTACCTGGTGTGGTTCGCATCGGGGGTGCTGGCCATCGTGGGCAGCGGCATGCTGCTCTCGGGCCGGGCGGACCTGGGCAGGTGGTCCACCGTTAGGGGCGGGGTGATCGTGCTCATCGTGGCGATTGCTCTCTTTATCGGCTGCGCGGCGTATCTTGCGGGGCGCCTGCCCTTTGCGCTGCCCAGGCCGCGCCTGTGA
- the tadA gene encoding tRNA adenosine(34) deaminase TadA, translating to MADVYMQQALALAEEALLAGEVPVGAVVVKGGAVIGQGRNRRQQDRDPLAHAELLAIRQAARALGDWRLNGCTLYVTLEPCPMCAGAIVQSRLDAVIFGAWDEHYGCCGSCYNLPADARLQGHARVAGGLMQEACAALLTRYFQQRRAQRP from the coding sequence ATGGCGGATGTCTACATGCAGCAGGCGCTTGCGCTTGCAGAGGAAGCGCTTTTGGCGGGCGAGGTGCCCGTAGGCGCGGTGGTGGTCAAAGGCGGCGCGGTGATCGGCCAGGGGCGCAACCGGCGCCAGCAGGACCGGGACCCACTCGCGCATGCGGAGCTGCTGGCCATCCGCCAGGCGGCGCGCGCGTTGGGGGACTGGCGTTTAAACGGCTGCACGCTCTATGTAACGCTGGAGCCCTGCCCGATGTGCGCGGGGGCCATTGTGCAGAGCCGGCTGGACGCGGTAATCTTCGGCGCGTGGGATGAACACTACGGCTGCTGCGGCAGCTGCTATAACCTGCCGGCGGACGCGCGCCTGCAGGGGCATGCGCGCGTAGCGGGCGGGCTGATGCAGGAGGCGTGCGCGGCGCTGCTCACGCGCTATTTTCAGCAGCGCCGCGCGCAGCGGCCATAA
- the rlmH gene encoding 23S rRNA (pseudouridine(1915)-N(3))-methyltransferase RlmH produces the protein MRIGIYCVGKLKGGLFDAAVGEYAGRISRFAQVDVVEVPDSPAPARYGPAQCAAVMVQEGERLLARIPAHSFVVALCIEGRRYTSEGFAAQLEQWMLRGVSDIAFVIGGSLGLSPAVRSRADAKLSLSDMTLPHQLARVVLAEQVYRAFTIIRNQTYHK, from the coding sequence ATGCGTATCGGCATTTACTGCGTAGGAAAACTCAAAGGGGGCCTCTTTGACGCGGCGGTAGGCGAATACGCGGGCCGCATCAGCCGCTTTGCGCAGGTGGACGTGGTGGAGGTGCCCGATAGCCCCGCGCCTGCGAGGTACGGCCCCGCCCAGTGCGCGGCGGTGATGGTACAGGAGGGGGAGCGGCTGCTGGCGCGCATACCCGCGCACAGCTTTGTGGTGGCGCTGTGCATCGAGGGCAGGCGCTACACCAGCGAGGGATTCGCCGCCCAGCTGGAGCAGTGGATGCTGCGTGGGGTGAGCGACATCGCCTTTGTCATCGGGGGCTCGCTGGGCCTGAGCCCTGCGGTGCGATCGCGCGCGGACGCAAAGCTCTCCCTTTCGGATATGACGCTGCCCCACCAGCTGGCGCGCGTGGTGCTGGCCGAGCAGGTGTACCGGGCGTTTACCATCATCCGCAACCAGACTTACCACAAATAA
- a CDS encoding type II CAAX endopeptidase family protein: MKSALLRDRLGVRAANYLVFISVLLLCVWHVLTRFFPMPSSLWLTGGMEVLLFLVPALLFCLCMKKPLRVQKMDAKRTWTVIGISATAYPVAILASLPYSLFWSYMQMRYPQAAPASAVNLLDYSLPALLVCIAVIPALVEEYTFRGMFMRAYASRPVTALLVSSAVFALMHMQIEKLVPVFLVGFLAGFLVLRTGNLWAGVLVHFFNNAYSMVILKMLQPMIQINTVPADPAAAMQLAMGSLAILVGLLLFSVVCIVGFILLLIRFIRETRPTYQAYVAEARLAPPIKFTVHEAMPLIWTMILVFAMTLVSVLPYIAAMFA; the protein is encoded by the coding sequence ATGAAATCAGCGCTATTGCGCGACCGGCTGGGCGTGCGCGCGGCCAATTACCTGGTGTTTATCTCGGTGCTGCTGCTGTGCGTATGGCACGTGTTGACGCGGTTCTTTCCCATGCCCTCGTCGCTGTGGCTGACGGGCGGCATGGAGGTGCTGCTTTTTCTGGTGCCCGCGCTGCTCTTTTGCCTGTGCATGAAAAAGCCGCTGCGCGTGCAGAAGATGGACGCAAAGCGCACCTGGACGGTGATCGGCATCTCGGCCACCGCTTACCCGGTGGCGATCCTGGCCTCGCTGCCCTATTCGCTCTTCTGGTCGTATATGCAGATGCGCTACCCACAGGCTGCGCCCGCAAGCGCGGTCAATTTGCTTGACTACAGCCTGCCCGCGCTGCTTGTGTGCATCGCGGTGATCCCCGCGCTGGTGGAGGAATACACCTTCCGCGGCATGTTCATGCGCGCCTACGCCAGCCGGCCCGTCACGGCGCTGCTGGTAAGCTCCGCGGTGTTTGCACTGATGCACATGCAGATCGAAAAACTGGTGCCCGTCTTTCTGGTGGGCTTTCTGGCCGGTTTTCTGGTGCTGCGCACAGGCAATTTGTGGGCGGGCGTGCTGGTGCATTTTTTCAATAACGCCTATTCCATGGTGATCCTTAAGATGCTGCAGCCCATGATACAGATCAACACTGTGCCCGCCGACCCGGCTGCCGCCATGCAGCTGGCTATGGGCTCGCTGGCCATACTGGTGGGGTTGCTGCTGTTTTCCGTGGTGTGCATCGTGGGCTTTATCCTGCTTTTGATCCGCTTTATCAGGGAGACGCGGCCCACCTACCAGGCCTACGTGGCGGAGGCGCGCCTGGCGCCGCCGATCAAGTTCACCGTGCACGAGGCCATGCCCCTGATCTGGACTATGATCCTAGTCTTTGCCATGACGCTTGTTTCGGTGCTGCCTTATATCGCAGCCATGTTTGCGTAG
- a CDS encoding MBL fold metallo-hydrolase: MGLTICPLFSGSTGNAVLVSDGVTSILVDAGMSARSIRQEMAGIGADASRLDAIVVTHEHVDHVRGIPVLADTCDIPVYATAGTWQAMAGKMGRIGVANRRYLPGNQDFYIGGIDVQPFDISHDAAQPVGYQFYAGGVTVAVATDLGYISRALMRTLEGVDALVLEANHDIGMLEQGRYPYRLKQRILSHKGHLSNEDAGRALVRLVQTGTQVCMLGHLSKENNTPDLALKTVQAALAREGMEAGRDVLLCMTRRDGAIEPVHIQRPALARAQIGAGL, encoded by the coding sequence ATGGGTCTTACCATCTGCCCGCTGTTCTCCGGCTCGACGGGCAACGCCGTGCTGGTCAGCGACGGCGTCACCAGCATCCTGGTGGATGCGGGGATGTCTGCGCGGTCCATCCGCCAGGAGATGGCGGGCATCGGCGCGGACGCGTCGCGCCTGGACGCCATTGTGGTGACGCACGAGCACGTGGACCATGTGCGCGGCATCCCGGTGCTGGCCGATACGTGCGATATCCCGGTGTACGCCACGGCGGGCACCTGGCAGGCGATGGCGGGCAAGATGGGCCGCATCGGCGTGGCCAACCGCCGCTACCTTCCGGGCAACCAGGATTTTTACATCGGCGGCATCGACGTGCAGCCGTTTGATATCTCCCATGACGCGGCCCAGCCGGTGGGCTACCAGTTTTACGCCGGCGGTGTCACCGTTGCGGTGGCCACGGATTTGGGGTACATCTCCCGGGCGCTGATGCGCACACTGGAGGGGGTGGACGCCCTGGTGCTGGAGGCCAACCACGATATCGGTATGCTGGAGCAGGGACGCTATCCCTACAGGCTCAAGCAGCGCATCCTCTCGCACAAGGGGCACCTCTCCAACGAGGACGCGGGCAGGGCGCTCGTGCGCCTGGTGCAGACCGGCACGCAAGTGTGCATGCTGGGCCATTTAAGCAAGGAAAACAACACCCCTGATCTGGCGTTAAAGACCGTGCAGGCCGCGCTTGCGCGCGAGGGGATGGAGGCAGGGCGCGACGTGCTGCTGTGTATGACGCGGCGCGACGGCGCCATTGAACCGGTGCATATCCAGCGGCCCGCGCTGGCCCGTGCACAGATTGGAGCGGGGCTATGA
- a CDS encoding UDP-N-acetylglucosamine 1-carboxyvinyltransferase, which yields MEEMFIIRGGEPLHGSVEISGGKNAAVAIVPAALLCDGVCTIDNLPNIRDVVVLQDIMQSLGAKVHMETPNRMRIDATGVTDWRAPYEKVKRMRASYYLMGVLLGRFGRAEVGMPGGCEIGLRPMDQHIKGFQAMGAEVERTLDGYSVKADPLAGGEVYLDVASVGATINIMLSAVRARGNTTIVNAAKEPHIVDLANFLGAMGARIKGAGTDVIRIRGVEHLRGCNYSIIPDQIETGTMMIAAAATRGDVTVKNVIPTHLEALTAKLMESGVSVEEGDDYIRVRADKRPRAVSVKTLPYPGFPTDLQQPIVAFLSTCAGTSIITESIYESRYKYVEELIRMGADIRIADRVAVVQGIEQLTGTTVAATDLRAGAALVIAGLMARGETRVRKLRHIDRGYECFERKLRQLGANIERVPDDLDMD from the coding sequence ATGGAAGAGATGTTTATCATTCGCGGAGGGGAACCTCTGCACGGCAGCGTGGAAATCAGCGGCGGCAAAAATGCGGCGGTGGCGATTGTGCCGGCGGCGCTTTTGTGCGATGGCGTGTGCACCATCGACAACCTGCCCAACATCCGCGATGTGGTGGTGCTGCAGGATATCATGCAGTCGCTGGGCGCCAAGGTGCATATGGAGACGCCCAACCGCATGCGCATCGACGCCACCGGCGTCACCGACTGGCGCGCGCCGTACGAAAAGGTCAAGCGCATGCGCGCCTCCTATTACCTGATGGGGGTGCTGCTGGGCCGCTTCGGCCGGGCCGAGGTGGGCATGCCGGGCGGCTGTGAGATCGGCCTGCGCCCGATGGACCAGCATATCAAGGGTTTCCAGGCGATGGGCGCGGAGGTGGAGCGCACGCTGGACGGCTACAGCGTCAAAGCCGACCCGCTCGCAGGCGGCGAGGTGTACCTGGATGTGGCCAGCGTGGGGGCCACCATCAACATCATGCTCTCGGCGGTGCGCGCCAGGGGCAACACCACCATCGTCAACGCGGCCAAGGAGCCGCATATCGTGGATTTGGCCAACTTTTTGGGCGCCATGGGCGCGCGCATCAAGGGCGCGGGCACGGACGTCATCCGCATACGCGGGGTGGAGCATTTGCGCGGGTGTAATTATTCCATCATCCCCGACCAGATCGAGACAGGCACCATGATGATCGCCGCGGCGGCTACGCGTGGGGATGTCACAGTCAAAAACGTGATTCCCACCCATCTGGAGGCGCTCACCGCCAAGCTGATGGAGTCGGGCGTATCGGTGGAGGAGGGGGACGACTACATCCGGGTGCGCGCGGACAAGCGTCCCCGCGCCGTCAGCGTCAAAACCCTGCCCTATCCGGGCTTCCCCACCGATTTGCAGCAGCCCATCGTGGCGTTTTTGAGCACGTGCGCGGGCACCAGCATCATCACCGAGAGCATCTACGAGTCGCGCTATAAATACGTGGAGGAGCTGATCCGCATGGGCGCGGACATCCGCATCGCCGACCGCGTGGCGGTGGTGCAGGGCATTGAACAGCTCACCGGCACCACGGTTGCGGCTACGGATCTGCGCGCGGGCGCGGCGCTGGTGATCGCGGGCCTGATGGCGCGCGGCGAGACCCGCGTGCGCAAGCTGCGCCACATCGACCGGGGCTACGAGTGCTTTGAGCGCAAGCTGCGCCAGCTGGGCGCCAATATTGAGCGCGTGCCCGACGATTTGGATATGGACTGA
- a CDS encoding M23 family metallopeptidase, whose translation MANFGRDDFRRSMRRTHKRKGVARSGSTRERRVDALLYMDAAPDAARGQEAHMRAPVTQACDDVDALQAAIDLQDDAELSLAQEMPIAQNMRLDDAALDALLAVDEPAQTTVASDEAEYIVDVDAGADEAEEYVVTIEDEDDTEYIVDIDEEEDVPLAHARYGVSEIDRLRGEIARRSPKGQKTRGGKRRSIRPKRSVARRVAMTAASMLVLVALLAGGLWAGKELTDPTKNLVQAKAVYFDGIPVGTVADGEELEGIVDGIYADLSQEYGVDVLNKQQLVLEEKLVDPRFIAAPEDVGNAVRKNIDVQVHATVLMVDGLAAVAVSSKDEAEWVLAQVKAPYALEGNADVQFAEKVAIEERDINYAMLKSKEEALQLLTTGVDKVVPYTVKSGDTISQIAKDNNLTVADLRAANAAIANTDNLDIGMTLNLIKPQNLVNVTYTKQVTTVSALPFETQTQDSANLYEGETKVQQEGAEGERQLVETVSYINNVEVGRATVSDTVTREPVAKIILKGTKQKPVSKPSGGSSGNATSKPPSNNPSASGFIWPVGGGSISSGFGSRWGSFHYGIDIAAPAGTAVYASKAGTVVRTTSGWGGGYGNMVEIDHGNGVRTRYAHNSANLVSVGQQVAQGQQIAKVGSTGDSTGNHCHFEIRINGTAVNPTSYL comes from the coding sequence ATGGCAAACTTCGGTAGAGACGATTTTCGGCGCAGCATGCGCCGGACGCATAAGCGCAAAGGGGTGGCACGCTCCGGAAGCACGCGTGAGCGGCGCGTCGACGCGCTGTTGTATATGGATGCTGCGCCGGATGCGGCGCGCGGGCAGGAGGCGCACATGCGCGCGCCGGTGACCCAGGCGTGCGACGATGTGGACGCGCTGCAGGCGGCGATCGACCTGCAGGACGACGCGGAGCTGTCGCTGGCCCAGGAGATGCCCATCGCGCAAAACATGCGCCTGGACGATGCGGCGCTGGACGCGCTGCTGGCGGTGGACGAGCCTGCGCAGACGACGGTTGCGTCCGATGAAGCGGAGTACATCGTGGATGTGGACGCTGGCGCCGATGAAGCGGAGGAATACGTCGTCACCATCGAGGACGAGGACGACACGGAATATATCGTGGACATCGATGAGGAGGAGGATGTGCCGCTGGCGCACGCGCGCTACGGCGTATCGGAGATCGACCGGCTGCGCGGCGAGATCGCCCGCAGAAGCCCCAAAGGCCAGAAGACGCGCGGCGGCAAACGCCGCAGCATCCGTCCCAAACGCAGCGTAGCGCGGCGCGTCGCCATGACGGCGGCGTCCATGCTGGTGCTGGTGGCCCTGCTTGCCGGCGGCCTTTGGGCCGGCAAGGAGCTGACCGATCCCACCAAGAACCTGGTGCAGGCAAAGGCCGTCTACTTTGACGGCATTCCGGTGGGCACCGTTGCCGACGGCGAGGAGCTTGAGGGCATCGTCGATGGCATCTATGCGGACTTAAGCCAGGAATACGGCGTGGACGTGCTCAACAAGCAGCAGCTTGTGCTGGAGGAAAAGCTCGTAGACCCGCGCTTCATCGCCGCGCCCGAGGATGTGGGCAACGCGGTGCGCAAGAACATCGACGTACAGGTGCACGCCACCGTGCTGATGGTGGACGGCCTGGCCGCGGTTGCCGTCTCCTCCAAGGACGAGGCTGAATGGGTGCTCGCCCAGGTCAAAGCGCCCTACGCGCTGGAGGGCAACGCGGACGTGCAGTTTGCCGAAAAGGTCGCCATCGAGGAGCGCGACATCAACTACGCCATGCTCAAGAGCAAGGAGGAAGCGCTCCAGCTGCTCACCACGGGTGTGGACAAGGTCGTGCCCTACACGGTCAAGAGCGGCGACACCATCTCGCAGATCGCCAAGGACAACAACCTGACGGTTGCCGATCTGCGTGCGGCCAACGCGGCCATCGCAAACACGGACAACCTGGATATCGGTATGACGCTGAACCTGATCAAACCGCAGAACCTGGTCAACGTCACCTACACCAAGCAGGTGACCACCGTAAGCGCCCTGCCCTTTGAGACACAGACGCAGGATTCCGCCAACCTCTATGAGGGCGAGACCAAGGTGCAGCAAGAGGGCGCTGAGGGCGAACGCCAGCTGGTGGAGACGGTCAGCTACATCAACAACGTGGAGGTGGGCCGCGCCACGGTTTCCGATACCGTCACCCGCGAGCCCGTCGCAAAGATCATCCTCAAGGGCACCAAACAGAAGCCCGTGTCCAAGCCCAGCGGCGGCTCCTCGGGCAACGCCACAAGCAAACCGCCCTCCAACAACCCGAGCGCCAGCGGCTTTATCTGGCCGGTGGGCGGCGGCAGCATCTCCTCCGGCTTCGGCAGCCGCTGGGGTAGCTTTCACTACGGCATCGACATCGCAGCGCCTGCGGGCACCGCAGTATACGCCTCCAAAGCCGGCACGGTGGTGCGCACCACCAGCGGCTGGGGCGGCGGCTACGGCAACATGGTGGAGATCGACCACGGCAACGGCGTGCGCACCCGCTACGCGCACAACTCCGCAAACCTGGTCTCCGTCGGCCAGCAGGTCGCCCAGGGCCAGCAGATCGCAAAGGTGGGCTCCACCGGAGACTCCACCGGCAACCACTGCCACTTTGAGATCCGCATCAACGGCACGGCCGTCAACCCGACCAGCTACCTGTAA
- a CDS encoding M1 family metallopeptidase — protein MRSILSGTKKARTIALAIGVIVLLAVVITAVAAVPAQAPRRAQADFRPEGAPEELTRYELDLIFDPNARTLTGQMRLDFFNTTQSVLADIGLHLYPNAFAQKDTAPFAPEEWTLAYPDGFSPGYIDIQRVCDEAGNPLAVTYGAGERPQMMYVQLPAPLESGGRSALRIDYTVRIPNCYGRFGYGARTFDLAQAYPMVSVYENGAWRADDYASVGDPFYSEMADFRVCIAAPAAYTLATSGDCVAEQTSDGVTYRQIAANAVRDFVLIASDQMRLYTKQVGDVLVQSYGWDLDGTQRALDVAASALALFSERFGAYPYRQLSVVQSDFFIGGMEYPNLVQIDEMLYQSRYAQTLETVVAHEVAHQWWYQLVGSDEVRAPWLDEALTQYSTVLYYRLRYGQQRESAMWVQEVNMAENLYLAGRLGPRVPDDAVDLAITSYPNNYVYSALVYSKGALLWRDVEREMGEETFKEALRIYFARMRYQNATPQNLYDALQEAAGRDMAPSVRSRLRTGQVGGQAA, from the coding sequence ATGCGAAGTATCCTTTCCGGCACCAAAAAGGCCAGAACCATTGCCCTAGCCATTGGCGTGATTGTGCTTTTAGCGGTTGTGATCACTGCCGTGGCGGCCGTCCCTGCGCAGGCGCCCCGGCGCGCGCAGGCGGACTTTCGCCCCGAGGGGGCGCCCGAGGAACTGACGCGCTACGAGCTGGATCTGATCTTTGATCCGAACGCGCGCACGCTCACCGGGCAGATGCGGCTGGACTTTTTCAATACAACCCAAAGCGTGCTTGCGGATATCGGGCTGCACCTGTATCCCAACGCATTTGCGCAAAAGGATACCGCTCCCTTTGCGCCGGAGGAATGGACGCTTGCGTATCCGGACGGCTTTTCCCCCGGGTACATCGATATCCAGCGCGTGTGCGACGAGGCGGGCAACCCGCTTGCGGTTACCTATGGAGCGGGGGAGCGCCCCCAGATGATGTACGTGCAGCTGCCCGCGCCGCTGGAATCGGGCGGACGCAGCGCGCTGCGCATCGACTACACGGTGCGCATTCCCAACTGCTACGGCCGCTTCGGCTACGGCGCGCGCACGTTTGACCTGGCGCAGGCCTACCCCATGGTTTCGGTGTACGAGAACGGGGCGTGGCGCGCGGATGATTACGCAAGCGTGGGCGATCCCTTCTACAGCGAGATGGCGGACTTTCGCGTGTGCATCGCCGCGCCCGCCGCCTACACGCTGGCTACAAGCGGGGACTGCGTCGCCGAGCAGACCAGCGATGGCGTCACCTACCGCCAGATTGCGGCAAACGCGGTGCGCGATTTTGTTTTGATCGCCTCTGACCAGATGCGCCTCTACACCAAGCAGGTGGGGGACGTGCTGGTCCAGTCCTACGGATGGGATTTGGATGGCACGCAGCGCGCGCTGGATGTGGCGGCAAGCGCGCTTGCGCTCTTCTCGGAGCGCTTCGGCGCGTATCCCTACCGGCAGCTGTCGGTGGTGCAGAGCGACTTTTTCATCGGTGGGATGGAGTACCCCAACCTGGTGCAGATCGACGAGATGCTCTACCAGAGCCGCTACGCGCAGACGCTTGAAACCGTGGTGGCCCACGAGGTGGCGCACCAATGGTGGTACCAGCTGGTGGGCAGCGACGAGGTGCGTGCCCCGTGGCTGGACGAGGCGCTCACCCAGTACAGCACGGTGCTCTACTACCGCCTGCGCTATGGGCAGCAGCGCGAAAGCGCGATGTGGGTGCAGGAAGTCAACATGGCTGAGAACCTCTATCTGGCGGGGCGGCTGGGGCCGCGCGTGCCGGACGATGCGGTGGATTTGGCCATTACGTCCTATCCCAACAACTACGTCTACTCCGCGCTGGTCTACAGCAAGGGGGCGCTGCTGTGGCGCGACGTGGAGCGGGAAATGGGCGAGGAAACGTTCAAAGAGGCGCTGCGCATCTACTTTGCGCGCATGCGCTATCAAAATGCGACGCCCCAGAACCTGTATGACGCCTTGCAGGAGGCGGCGGGCAGGGACATGGCGCCGAGCGTGCGCAGCAGGCTGCGCACGGGGCAGGTGGGCGGCCAGGCCGCCTGA